TGGTCTGGGACGAAGCGGAAAATCGCCTGCATGCCCAAAAGGCTTTGCTGGAATTCCTGATTCTGAACCGCCTGGACTGAGCCCATGAGCAGACCCCTAATCGCTCCGACAGACTGGCTGCTGGAGGTCAACAACCTGTCTTGTGGCTATGGTGGGGACTCCGTGGTTCGGGATGTCAGTTTCGCACTCAGCCATGGTGACATCGGCTGCCTGCTCGGCCCCAGCGGCTGCGGCAAGAGCACCATACTCCGGGCCCTCGCAGGTTTTCTGCCACTTAACAGTGGCGAGATTTGCCTCCAGTCCCAAGCCATCAGTTTGCCTGGCCGCACCCTTGCTCCTGAAAAACGCCGGATAGGCATGGTTTTTCAGGACTACGCGCTGTTCCCACATCTGACTATTGCCGACAACGTCGGTTTCGGGCTTCGAAAGATGTCCGGCGCGGACAAGCACCAGAAGGTAATGGAACTGCTGAACGTGGTACATCTTCAGGATCTTGCCAACAACTACCCGCACGAGCTTTCCGGTGGCCAGCAGCAACGGGTTGCATTGGCACGAGCACTGGCCCCCGAACCGACACTGATCCTGCTGGATGAACCTTTTTCAAATCTCGATGCCGATCTGCGTCGCAGGCTCAGCCTGGATGTTCGGGAAATTCTGAAAACCCTCGGCATCAGTGCGATTCTTGTAACCCACGATCAGCAGGAAGCCTTTGCCATGTGCGACCAGGTCGCCGTGCTCAAGGATGGACAGATCCAGCAGTGGGATGTCCCCTATAACCTTTACCACGAACCTTCAAACCGCTTCGTTGCAAGCTTTGTTGGCCAGGGTGGCTTTGTACCGGGCAAGGCCCTGGGCCCTGACACGATTGAATCGGAGCTCGGGGTCATTCACGGCAACCGGGCTTACAGGTGGTCACCCGGAACATTGGTTGATGTACTGATCCGGCCCGATGACATCATTTACGATCCGGACTCCGATCTCCGCCCAAAAGTGGTTGAGAAAACGTTTGCGGGCACCTCGACCCTCTATCGGTTTCGCTGCTCAGAAGAGACCGAGTTTGAAGCTCTGTTCCGAAGCCATCTGGACTTCCATCTCGGCGAGACAGTGCCCGTGCGTGTTGAAGCGGACCACCTGATTGCTTTCGAGCGCACTGCCTGATCCCGGGTCAGTTGTTGCAGATGCGCTCCACTGCATCAAGCCAGCCCGCATAAAGAGACTCTCTCAGTGCGGGACCCATGGCGGGGTGGAACTGTCGTTCACATTCCCAAAGCTTTGAAATCTGCTCAAGGCTCTCAAAGACACCCGTTTGCAACCCCGCGAGGTAGGCGGCTCCCAGTGCAGTTGTTTCGGTCACTCTGGGGCGGTCGACCGTAACATTGAGAATATCGGCGAGAAACTGCATCAACCAGTCATTGATAACCATGCCACCGTCGACCCGCAAAGACTCAAGGCGGGCACCGTCATTCTGGATGGCACGCACCAGATCCTTGGTCTGATAACAAACCGATTGCAGGCCTGCGGTCACGATTTCAGCGATCCCGGTATCTCGTGTCAGCCCCATAATGGCGCCACGGGCATGAGGGTCCCAATGGGGGGCGCCCAGACCGGTGAACGCAGGCACCAGATACACCGGATTGTCGACACCCACACTTTCAGCATGAGCGGATGATTCGTTGGCGTGCTCAATCAGCCCCAGCCCGTCTCTGAGCCACTGCATGGCGGCGCCGGCGACAAAAATGCTGCCCTCCATCGCGTAACTGGGCTTGCCATTCAGACGATAAGCCATCGTGGTAAGCAGTCGGTTCTCGGACCGGAGGGCATGGTCGCCGGTATTGAGAATCAGGAAGCACCCGGTACCGTATGTACTTTTGGCCATGCCGGGCTTAAAGCAGGCCTGACCAATCAGAGCGGCATGTTGATCACCTGCAATCCCCGCAACCAACACCGGTGCGCCCAGCCATTCCGGCTGTGTTGTACCAAAATCAGCCGCACTATCGAGCACGTCTGGCAGTAACGAACGAGGGACACGGAACAGAGCCAAAAGCGTTTCATCCCAATCCTGCTCGTGAATATTGAACAGGGCTGTTCGGGAGGCATTGGTCGCATCCGTGTAATGGGACTCGCCACCGGTAAGGTTCCACAACAGCCAGCTGTCGACGGTACCAAAAGCGAGCTCACCGGCCTCGGCCCGCCCCCTGGCACCCTCAACATTATCCAGTATCCAGGCAATTTTGGTCGCTGAAAAGTAAGGATCGATCAGCAGCCCGGTCCGTTCCACCACCGAGTCTTCATAGCCATCAGCCTTGAGCTTGGTACACAGCGAAGCCGTGCGTCTGTCTTGCCAGACGATGGCATGATGAATGGGCTTGCCACTGCTCCTTTCCCATATCACCGTGGTTTCACGCTGATTGGTAATCCCGATACCGGAAAGTTCGACCGCCTCTATACCGGCCTTTTCAAGGGCTCTTCGGCAAACCGACAAAGTGCTATCCCAGATCTCAAGGGCATCGTGTTCTACCCAGCCATCCTGCGGGAAATACTGATGAAACTCCTGTTGGTCGACAGCAATGCTACTGCCGGACTCGTCAAAAACAATGGCTCGGGAACTGGTGGTCCCCTGATCAATGGCAAGCAGATAGCGGGTCATGATGGTCTCCGGTTGTTTTGCCGGATTTTAGCAGTAGAAACAAAGCAGAAAGAGCGAACAGGGCAAAAAATAGCAGAAAGGCAAAAAAAAGGGCCGGAAAACCGGCCCTCAAATGACGAATGAAACAAGGAAAGTTCGTAAGAACTACAACCTCAAAAGTCATCCCTTACGTTTTCTATTATTGCCAAGCCCGGACCGGAATTCAGTAGCGGTTCTGTAGCAGCTTTGTTACATCTGGTTAGGCTTACGGGCATAGTTCACAAAATAACTTCCACCGGCTTTTTACGAGGCCATACCAGACTGAACCGGGCGCCACCAAGCGCATCACTGCGTCCCACAAAAGCCTGGCCACCGTGCCAGTACAGGATCCGTCGAACGATGGACAAGCCCAGCCCGTAACCACCGGACGTGCGGGTACGACTGTCATCCAGTCGGGCAAAAGCCGTGAACACCTTCTCCCAATCCTGTTCGGGAATACCCGGGCCATCATCCTCCACATCAATGCGGCAGTTGTCTTCATCAATATGGCAGTGCACCACTACCCGGCCCGATGCATACCTGGCCGCGTTACCCACCAGGTTCTGAATTGCGCGGTGAATGTATCGAGGCTCCACGTCCGACATTGCCCACTGCTCCGAATCTTCCTCAATATCCGCATCAATGTTCAATGCCGGGCGAATGATCTGCTGCTCGGAGACTACCTGACGAACAAGATCGGTGACCGATGCCTCCCTCAACGAAAAGACCGGACCGCCCTGCTCCAGCCTCGCGTAAGTCAGGATTTCATCGATCAACTCGTCAAGCTCCTGAATATCTCCATCAATACCGTCAAGCTGCTTCTGCAGGCTGGCCTGATCCTGACAATCCTCAATCATCTGTACACCAAAGCGAATCCGGGCTACGGGGGTGCGCAACTCATGGGAAACCGCGTGAATCATTTCCCGCTGCACCTGGACCAGCCGCTGGATATGCTCAGCCATGCCATTGAAGGATACCGCCAGACGGGAAATCAGGGTTCCTGTGCCGCCACCGACCCGAGCCCCCATTTCCCCCCGTGCAATGCGCACAGCCACTGATTCCACTGAGCGAAGGTTATTGTCCACCTCCCGAAGCGCGACAAACAGGGCTACTGCCAATACGCCACCCAGCACAACCACCAGAAGGAGGATGACGGGCCAGGACCACGAATCAAAGGGCGGCGGCATGTCGATCCGGTAGAGCTCGCCATCGGCAAGTTGCACCAGAACATGCCCGTCCGCGGCGACATCATCCCGGTAAAAAACCGCTCCCCGGTCAACAACTTGATCAAGCACCTCGTTGACAGGCAGAACCGATAACTCATCAATGCGTCGAATCGTCAGATCGAAAGAGTCAGACAGTCGGGAAGCAATTCTGTCTCGCTCCTCGGGCGCAGACGCGTCCATGTGCCAGCGAAAGATCAGCGCTATAGCCTCCGCGACATCCCGATACGGTTCGTCAAATCGCAGCTGAATCACCTGGCCGGAATAATTTGCAATCAGCATTCGATAACCGGTCCGGCCCTCCTGGGCGACCACCTGACCATACCCAAGGCGCTCCAGGATTACCGGGGAGAGACCAAGCTCACCCGCATGCAAAATCCGGAAGTCATAAAGTGAGGCAAGCCAGTGGTAATGCTCAACCGGGGCAGAATCGGCGGCGAGCCAGCGCATCAGAGGTTCGGGAAAACGTTCATGCCAGAATTGCGACCTGACCGAGTTAACCCCGGCGAACAGGAGCACGCAAAGCAGAATGACCAGCGCAGTCAGGCCAGCAAGACGGGCATAGAGCTTTAGGAAAAACTTCAGGGGCATGTCATAAACCCTGGCAGAGAATGCCGGCGAAAGATCAGTCGATCACGCCGGCTCCAGAGGCTAAAGCGTCAGGCTTCCTTAACGAAAAGGTAGCCCTTGCTACGAACCGTCTTGATACGGCGGGGGTGAATGGGATCATCGCCAATCTTTGGTCGGATCCGCGATACCCGGACATCAATCGAGCGGTCCTGACCATCATATTCGATGCCGCGCAGAGCCGTGAAAATCTCTTCCCGGCTGAGGACCCGCCCGGCATTGCTGGCAAGCAACCAGAGCAAGTCAAACTCTGCACTGGTGAGGTCAATGCTTTCATCACTCAACCAGGCTTCCCGCATCGAACGATCCACAACCAGGTCGTTGAACTGCAATCGAACAGGCTCTTCACCATTTACTTCCTCGCCACCACTCTGTGCAGCTTCCGTAACGCGGCGGAGCATGGCACGAATTCGAGCCAGCAGAACTCTGGGCTTTACGGGC
This Marinobacter salinus DNA region includes the following protein-coding sequences:
- the glpK gene encoding glycerol kinase GlpK, giving the protein MTRYLLAIDQGTTSSRAIVFDESGSSIAVDQQEFHQYFPQDGWVEHDALEIWDSTLSVCRRALEKAGIEAVELSGIGITNQRETTVIWERSSGKPIHHAIVWQDRRTASLCTKLKADGYEDSVVERTGLLIDPYFSATKIAWILDNVEGARGRAEAGELAFGTVDSWLLWNLTGGESHYTDATNASRTALFNIHEQDWDETLLALFRVPRSLLPDVLDSAADFGTTQPEWLGAPVLVAGIAGDQHAALIGQACFKPGMAKSTYGTGCFLILNTGDHALRSENRLLTTMAYRLNGKPSYAMEGSIFVAGAAMQWLRDGLGLIEHANESSAHAESVGVDNPVYLVPAFTGLGAPHWDPHARGAIMGLTRDTGIAEIVTAGLQSVCYQTKDLVRAIQNDGARLESLRVDGGMVINDWLMQFLADILNVTVDRPRVTETTALGAAYLAGLQTGVFESLEQISKLWECERQFHPAMGPALRESLYAGWLDAVERICNN
- a CDS encoding ATP-binding protein, with translation MPLKFFLKLYARLAGLTALVILLCVLLFAGVNSVRSQFWHERFPEPLMRWLAADSAPVEHYHWLASLYDFRILHAGELGLSPVILERLGYGQVVAQEGRTGYRMLIANYSGQVIQLRFDEPYRDVAEAIALIFRWHMDASAPEERDRIASRLSDSFDLTIRRIDELSVLPVNEVLDQVVDRGAVFYRDDVAADGHVLVQLADGELYRIDMPPPFDSWSWPVILLLVVVLGGVLAVALFVALREVDNNLRSVESVAVRIARGEMGARVGGGTGTLISRLAVSFNGMAEHIQRLVQVQREMIHAVSHELRTPVARIRFGVQMIEDCQDQASLQKQLDGIDGDIQELDELIDEILTYARLEQGGPVFSLREASVTDLVRQVVSEQQIIRPALNIDADIEEDSEQWAMSDVEPRYIHRAIQNLVGNAARYASGRVVVHCHIDEDNCRIDVEDDGPGIPEQDWEKVFTAFARLDDSRTRTSGGYGLGLSIVRRILYWHGGQAFVGRSDALGGARFSLVWPRKKPVEVIL
- a CDS encoding ABC transporter ATP-binding protein, with protein sequence MSRPLIAPTDWLLEVNNLSCGYGGDSVVRDVSFALSHGDIGCLLGPSGCGKSTILRALAGFLPLNSGEICLQSQAISLPGRTLAPEKRRIGMVFQDYALFPHLTIADNVGFGLRKMSGADKHQKVMELLNVVHLQDLANNYPHELSGGQQQRVALARALAPEPTLILLDEPFSNLDADLRRRLSLDVREILKTLGISAILVTHDQQEAFAMCDQVAVLKDGQIQQWDVPYNLYHEPSNRFVASFVGQGGFVPGKALGPDTIESELGVIHGNRAYRWSPGTLVDVLIRPDDIIYDPDSDLRPKVVEKTFAGTSTLYRFRCSEETEFEALFRSHLDFHLGETVPVRVEADHLIAFERTA
- a CDS encoding response regulator, with amino-acid sequence MDGVEQTNESWRILIVEDDERLAELTREYLESNGLQVSLETHGGSAVERIRNEQPDLVVLDLMLPGEDGLSICRRVRPFYSGPIIMLTARTDDLDQVLGLEMGADDYIGKPVKPRVLLARIRAMLRRVTEAAQSGGEEVNGEEPVRLQFNDLVVDRSMREAWLSDESIDLTSAEFDLLWLLASNAGRVLSREEIFTALRGIEYDGQDRSIDVRVSRIRPKIGDDPIHPRRIKTVRSKGYLFVKEA